The Clostridium septicum genome contains a region encoding:
- a CDS encoding LytR/AlgR family response regulator transcription factor: protein MNILIVEDMKDQREALKKIIEEEFKSITIYLAPSLETALEITNIENIDLFMFDVNLQGRTGIELAEKIRCNNKYKLTPIVFITIESGKMIDAFKNIHCYDFIIKPYRKEEIKKIINTFLEAQSVSEKMHNKYTFFNISPLISVKIYHKDIIFIEYYLRKCTIYTIKDKYDVKVRGLNNLIKEIDSEYIVQSHKSYAINLNYIEKIEKVYPKLWNIYFTNCSEIAKLGYKYKNNIYEKVK, encoded by the coding sequence ATGAATATATTAATAGTAGAAGACATGAAGGATCAAAGAGAAGCATTAAAAAAAATAATAGAGGAAGAATTTAAAAGTATTACAATCTATTTAGCTCCATCTTTAGAAACTGCATTAGAAATTACTAATATAGAAAATATAGATTTATTTATGTTTGACGTCAACTTACAGGGAAGAACAGGAATAGAGTTAGCCGAGAAAATAAGGTGTAATAATAAATATAAGTTAACTCCTATAGTATTTATCACTATAGAATCAGGCAAGATGATAGATGCATTTAAGAATATTCATTGTTACGATTTTATTATTAAGCCTTATAGGAAAGAAGAAATTAAGAAGATAATAAATACTTTTTTAGAGGCACAAAGTGTAAGTGAAAAAATGCATAATAAATATACTTTTTTTAATATATCTCCATTAATATCGGTAAAAATATATCATAAAGATATAATATTTATAGAATATTACTTAAGAAAATGTACAATATATACAATTAAAGATAAATATGATGTAAAGGTAAGAGGGTTAAACAATTTGATTAAAGAAATAGATTCTGAATATATAGTACAGTCACATAAATCATATGCTATAAACTTAAACTACATAGAAAAGATAGAGAAAGTTTATCCAAAGCTTTGGAACATATATTTTACTAATTGTAGTGAGATAGCAAAATTAGGTTATAAATATAAGAATAATATATATGAAAAGGTAAAATAA
- a CDS encoding gluconeogenesis factor YvcK family protein, whose product MNIKDWLKPGVRVKRWFFFGIFGILLIAFGFTELVNHRIYDTYYKLFYIFLNVTGIFVIYISVVEGMKSIIALSNKGYIKLSLDSKKMESLIYEKRLLVKGPKIVVIGGGTGLSTMLRGLKYYTSNITAIVTVADDGGGSGVLREDLGMLPPGDIRNCILALADTEPLMEELLQYRFPDGRLKNQSFGNLFLAAMDGVSDNFEAAIQKMSSVLAVTGKVLPVTLDDMKLIAKLENGNEVDGESQIPQEVIKQNSRIDKLMINPKDARPLEDALKAIRDADAIVLGPGSLYTSVIPNLLVKDIADTIKKSSALKIYISNIMTQPGETDGFKVSDHIKVLKKHAGKNIVDYVIANRESIPEDVKDKYLEDKSELVELDRKELKALGVEVVEASLVKIEKKYVKHDSEHLAEVLVDTIMEKKLLYDRKKIIEYMYLSQRIKEKEEKNKQNIK is encoded by the coding sequence GTGAATATAAAAGATTGGTTGAAACCTGGAGTAAGAGTTAAACGATGGTTTTTCTTTGGAATCTTTGGAATACTGTTAATTGCATTTGGATTTACAGAGCTAGTAAACCATAGAATATATGATACTTATTATAAACTATTTTATATTTTCTTAAATGTTACAGGTATATTTGTTATTTATATTTCTGTAGTAGAGGGAATGAAGTCTATAATTGCACTTAGCAATAAGGGATATATAAAGCTATCCTTAGATAGTAAGAAGATGGAAAGTCTTATTTATGAAAAAAGACTTCTAGTTAAGGGACCTAAAATAGTTGTTATAGGTGGTGGAACCGGACTTTCCACAATGCTTAGAGGACTTAAATATTATACTTCTAATATTACAGCAATAGTAACAGTAGCAGATGATGGAGGTGGCTCAGGTGTTTTAAGAGAAGACCTTGGGATGTTACCACCAGGAGATATAAGAAACTGTATTTTAGCATTAGCTGATACAGAACCATTAATGGAAGAATTATTGCAATATAGATTTCCAGATGGGAGACTTAAGAATCAAAGTTTTGGAAATTTATTTTTAGCAGCAATGGATGGAGTAAGCGATAATTTTGAAGCTGCCATACAAAAAATGAGTTCAGTATTAGCTGTTACAGGAAAAGTTTTACCTGTAACATTAGATGATATGAAACTTATAGCAAAATTAGAAAATGGAAATGAGGTAGACGGAGAATCTCAAATACCTCAAGAAGTAATAAAACAAAATTCTAGAATAGATAAGTTAATGATTAATCCAAAAGACGCTAGGCCATTAGAAGATGCATTAAAAGCAATAAGAGATGCTGATGCTATAGTTTTAGGGCCAGGAAGTCTTTATACTAGTGTAATTCCTAATCTTTTAGTAAAGGATATTGCAGATACAATTAAGAAAAGTAGTGCATTAAAAATATATATATCTAATATAATGACTCAACCTGGAGAAACAGATGGTTTTAAGGTTTCGGATCATATAAAAGTATTAAAAAAGCATGCAGGAAAAAATATAGTTGATTATGTTATAGCTAATAGAGAAAGCATTCCTGAAGATGTAAAGGACAAGTATTTAGAAGATAAATCAGAATTGGTAGAATTAGATAGAAAAGAATTAAAAGCTTTAGGAGTAGAGGTAGTAGAGGCATCTTTAGTTAAAATAGAAAAAAAATATGTAAAGCATGATTCAGAGCATTTAGCAGAAGTTTTAGTTGATACTATAATGGAAAAGAAACTTTTATATGATAGAAAGAAGATTATTGAATATATGTATTTATCTCAAAGGATAAAGGAAAAAGAAGAAAAGAATAAGCAAAATATAAAGTAA
- a CDS encoding sensor histidine kinase translates to MIIEFSIITSILLIISIHYYKASYLLLTEKKNVEINSYSNLVLEELIENIRLNEHEYKNHLNTLYSIIEVEDNKDIIKDKVEKYIGKIRAGNEITGILYIKNIIVKAIIYNKLLECNSLGIKLDYKINRDFNILLEDWELNIVLSNLLNNSIEAVKALENKYIEVKLDKSEDNLKSIIEIKNPIEDVNITEIEQFFKKGFSRKGKGRGYGLFNVKKIVKRNKGDITLTLQDECIILKIVL, encoded by the coding sequence ATGATTATAGAGTTCAGCATTATAACTAGTATTTTACTTATAATAAGTATTCATTATTATAAGGCGTCATATTTGCTATTAACTGAAAAAAAGAATGTTGAAATTAATTCTTACTCTAATTTGGTGTTAGAAGAACTTATAGAAAATATAAGGTTAAATGAGCATGAATATAAAAATCATTTGAACACTTTATATTCAATTATTGAGGTTGAAGATAATAAAGATATTATTAAAGATAAAGTAGAAAAGTATATTGGTAAAATAAGAGCTGGAAATGAGATAACAGGAATTTTATACATAAAAAATATTATTGTGAAGGCAATTATATATAATAAATTATTAGAATGTAATAGTTTAGGCATAAAGCTAGATTATAAGATAAATAGAGATTTTAATATATTATTAGAAGACTGGGAATTAAATATTGTTTTAAGTAATTTATTAAATAACTCTATTGAAGCTGTTAAAGCCTTAGAAAATAAGTATATAGAAGTTAAGTTAGATAAAAGTGAAGATAATTTAAAAAGCATTATTGAAATTAAAAACCCAATTGAAGATGTGAATATTACAGAAATAGAACAGTTTTTTAAAAAGGGCTTTTCTAGAAAAGGTAAAGGTAGAGGCTATGGGTTGTTTAATGTAAAAAAAATAGTTAAAAGAAATAAAGGAGACATAACATTAACTTTGCAGGACGAATGTATAATACTAAAAATAGTATTATAG
- a CDS encoding VanZ family protein → MVQGCIYDLRTVLMLGLPIWIIIRIATLIVKKKSGEKISVGKEIITNIFVIYCLLLIGVTLFPIEIMFGDGLSELRSIYTFKQRLGINIIPLRDYIYGIIRLRDSDIGYFFFIRSIVGNIILLVPFIGYLLMYKKKLRTAKNVIVTSFLISFSIEILQLIENITYLSGMSVRTVNIDDLILNTLGGILAYYFFKFIYKSKLRVYLNME, encoded by the coding sequence TTGGTACAAGGTTGTATTTATGATTTGAGGACTGTATTAATGTTAGGGTTACCTATATGGATTATTATACGAATAGCTACATTAATTGTAAAAAAGAAATCAGGTGAAAAAATTTCTGTTGGTAAAGAGATTATTACTAATATATTTGTAATCTATTGTTTATTATTAATAGGTGTTACATTGTTTCCAATTGAAATAATGTTTGGAGATGGGCTTAGTGAATTAAGGTCAATATACACATTTAAACAACGCTTAGGAATCAATATAATTCCATTAAGAGACTATATTTATGGAATTATTAGGTTGCGTGATAGCGATATAGGATATTTTTTCTTTATTAGGAGTATAGTAGGAAATATAATTTTATTAGTACCGTTTATTGGATATCTATTAATGTATAAGAAGAAACTTAGAACTGCAAAAAATGTAATTGTTACATCCTTTTTAATTTCATTTTCTATAGAAATTTTACAACTAATAGAGAATATCACATATTTAAGTGGCATGTCAGTAAGGACAGTAAATATTGATGATTTGATTTTAAATACGCTTGGAGGAATATTAGCATACTATTTCTTTAAATTCATATACAAAAGCAAATTAAGAGTATATCTTAATATGGAGTAA
- the rapZ gene encoding RNase adapter RapZ yields MRFIIVTGLSGAGKTEATRSLEDMGYFCVDNLPPKLIPKFAEACVQSQGKIDKVALVIDIRGGIFFDDLFESLNYLKDQEFKYEILFLDASDEVLVKRFKESRRSHPLSPGSRVITGITEERKKLREVKDRADIIIDTSKYAIRDLREEMNKNYGDAKQPEKQLSVTVLSFGFKYGIPVDSDLVFDVRFIPNPFYIPELKPYSGNDKPVKDYVLKQEETVNFVKKATDMLDFLIPNYKKEGKRQLIISIGCTGGRHRSVAIANAIYENLIEKNYNASVEHRDIREDVHKGAKKL; encoded by the coding sequence ATGAGATTTATAATAGTTACAGGATTATCAGGAGCAGGTAAAACAGAAGCTACAAGAAGTTTAGAAGATATGGGATATTTCTGTGTAGATAACCTTCCACCAAAATTGATACCAAAATTTGCTGAAGCGTGTGTGCAAAGTCAGGGTAAAATAGATAAAGTGGCATTAGTAATAGATATTAGAGGTGGAATATTCTTTGATGATTTATTTGAAAGTCTAAATTACCTAAAAGATCAAGAGTTTAAATATGAAATATTATTTTTAGATGCATCGGATGAAGTGTTAGTTAAAAGATTTAAAGAAAGTAGAAGAAGTCATCCATTATCTCCAGGAAGTAGAGTTATTACAGGTATAACAGAAGAAAGAAAAAAATTAAGAGAAGTTAAAGATAGAGCAGATATAATAATAGATACATCTAAATATGCTATAAGAGATTTAAGAGAAGAAATGAATAAGAATTATGGGGATGCAAAGCAGCCAGAAAAGCAACTTTCTGTTACAGTATTAAGTTTTGGGTTTAAGTATGGAATCCCTGTAGATTCAGACTTAGTATTTGATGTTAGATTTATACCAAATCCATTTTATATTCCAGAGTTAAAGCCATATTCAGGAAATGATAAACCTGTTAAAGATTATGTGTTAAAGCAAGAGGAAACTGTCAATTTTGTTAAAAAAGCAACGGATATGTTAGATTTCTTAATTCCAAATTATAAAAAGGAAGGAAAGAGACAGCTTATAATATCAATAGGTTGTACAGGTGGAAGACATAGATCAGTTGCTATTGCAAATGCAATATATGAAAACTTAATTGAAAAAAATTATAATGCATCTGTAGAACATAGAGATATTAGAGAAGATGTTCACAAGGGAGCCAAGAAGCTGTGA